From Pontibacillus yanchengensis, the proteins below share one genomic window:
- a CDS encoding TetR/AcrR family transcriptional regulator, whose translation MSLREKKIAKKKQDILRSAATVLAEKGFQGTTMEEVAANLLMTKGSMYYYFKNKDDLLFQCHQMVMDLSLEKIEQVVNSDKDPIKKLEQAVESHILLATSEKSMFLMMDQPNQNFSGEHLEEALQQRKDYAHHFDDILQEGIEKGVFDETIDIRMVRFIILGALNWTLQWYSEDGPQTAEEIANSYAKHLLKMVVKDQ comes from the coding sequence ATGTCATTACGAGAGAAAAAAATCGCGAAAAAAAAGCAAGATATCCTAAGGTCTGCTGCTACTGTTCTGGCAGAAAAAGGGTTCCAAGGGACTACGATGGAAGAGGTTGCAGCAAATCTTCTGATGACAAAAGGCTCTATGTACTATTATTTCAAGAATAAAGACGATCTTTTGTTTCAATGCCATCAAATGGTGATGGATTTAAGTCTCGAAAAAATAGAACAGGTTGTAAACAGTGACAAAGATCCCATTAAAAAACTAGAACAAGCAGTCGAATCTCATATCTTACTGGCAACAAGTGAAAAATCAATGTTTCTGATGATGGACCAACCTAATCAAAATTTCAGCGGTGAGCACTTAGAAGAGGCATTACAACAGCGAAAAGATTATGCTCATCATTTTGATGATATTTTACAAGAAGGAATAGAGAAGGGCGTTTTTGATGAAACGATAGATATTCGAATGGTTCGGTTTATCATTTTAGGGGCCTTAAACTGGACCCTACAATGGTACAGTGAAGATGGTCCTCAAACGGCTGAAGAAATCGCGAATTCCTACGCCAAACATTTATTAAAAATGGTAGTGAAAGATCAGTAA
- a CDS encoding 3-hydroxyacyl-CoA dehydrogenase produces MNIQDSIAIITGGASGLGEGTARNIVKHGGKVAILDLSEEKGTSLAEELGEQAIFIKTDVTSEGDVQVAIETTIAQFGSFNTVVNCAGVGAAEKTVSKGKAHDYATFQKVIQINLMGTFNVIRLAAEKLVEAEANEEGERGVIINTASVAAYEGQIGQAAYSASKGGVVGMTLPIARDLAKNGIRVVTIAPGLIETPLFGSLSDKAREALESQIPFPSRLGRPEEYAKLTQSILENVMINGETIRLDGALRMAPK; encoded by the coding sequence ATGAATATTCAAGATTCGATTGCCATTATAACAGGAGGTGCTTCTGGTCTAGGAGAAGGCACAGCTCGAAACATTGTAAAGCATGGTGGTAAAGTAGCTATTCTAGATTTGTCTGAAGAAAAAGGAACTAGTTTAGCAGAAGAGTTAGGCGAGCAAGCCATCTTTATAAAAACAGATGTAACAAGTGAGGGCGATGTGCAGGTAGCTATTGAAACGACGATTGCTCAATTCGGAAGCTTCAACACGGTTGTAAACTGTGCAGGAGTTGGTGCTGCTGAAAAGACCGTAAGTAAAGGGAAAGCGCACGATTATGCCACCTTCCAGAAGGTTATCCAGATAAACTTAATGGGCACATTCAACGTCATTCGACTTGCAGCGGAGAAATTAGTAGAGGCAGAGGCAAATGAGGAAGGAGAGCGCGGTGTTATTATCAATACAGCCTCCGTAGCGGCTTACGAAGGTCAAATCGGGCAAGCGGCTTATAGTGCATCAAAAGGTGGCGTTGTTGGAATGACCTTGCCCATTGCACGAGATTTAGCCAAGAATGGAATTCGCGTCGTGACGATTGCACCTGGTTTAATAGAAACACCATTATTCGGTTCGTTATCAGACAAAGCTCGCGAGGCACTAGAATCACAGATTCCATTCCCATCAAGACTAGGACGTCCAGAGGAGTATGCCAAACTGACGCAATCCATCCTAGAGAATGTCATGATCAATGGAGAGACCATCCGATTAGACGGCGCTCTAAGAATGGCGCCAAAATAA
- a CDS encoding CoA transferase, with translation MSLPLDGVRVLDLTRLLPGPYCTMMLADFGADVIKVEDPQGGDYARWNEPKVGDKSALFCSLNRNKRSVTLNLKDEEDKQVFIDLVKTADVVIESFRPGVMERLGLSYESLKYHNPQLIYCALTGYGQTGPYAKEAGHDLNFLSYSGLLHLQGQPGEKPLIPSVQIGDIGGGAQMATIGILVSIIDAQKTREGQFIDISMLDGTVSWMQTILPDYWAKPGEEPDRGELVLSGGKACYEVYRTQDNRHLAVAALEFKFWKNFCEVIGNKAFIDKLNAPAEQQQLLKKEIQEVIEQKTLQEWLIRFDGVEACVSPVLTPQEMTDHHHIKDRSLITEVEHPNAERIKQINNPIKLAGKNINIRKHAPGLGEHNDEVFQELGYLKSSE, from the coding sequence GTGTCCTTACCACTCGATGGTGTGCGCGTTCTTGATTTAACGAGGTTACTTCCTGGTCCATATTGCACGATGATGTTGGCTGATTTTGGAGCGGATGTCATAAAGGTTGAGGATCCTCAGGGTGGAGACTATGCTCGTTGGAATGAGCCAAAGGTGGGTGACAAAAGCGCTCTGTTCTGTTCGCTTAATCGGAACAAACGTAGTGTCACCTTAAACCTTAAAGATGAAGAAGATAAACAGGTATTTATAGATTTAGTCAAAACCGCAGATGTCGTCATCGAATCCTTCCGGCCAGGTGTTATGGAAAGGCTAGGGTTATCTTACGAAAGTTTGAAATATCATAACCCACAACTCATTTATTGTGCCTTGACGGGATATGGTCAAACAGGTCCTTATGCAAAAGAAGCAGGGCATGACCTAAACTTCCTTAGCTATTCCGGATTACTCCATTTACAGGGGCAACCTGGAGAAAAACCACTTATTCCATCTGTTCAAATTGGAGATATTGGCGGAGGAGCACAGATGGCAACCATCGGAATACTGGTATCGATTATAGATGCTCAAAAAACAAGAGAAGGCCAATTTATTGATATTTCCATGTTGGATGGAACTGTTTCATGGATGCAGACTATACTACCTGATTATTGGGCCAAACCAGGCGAGGAGCCTGATAGAGGAGAACTTGTATTGAGTGGTGGTAAAGCCTGTTATGAAGTGTATCGAACACAAGACAATCGACATCTAGCAGTAGCGGCTCTCGAGTTTAAGTTTTGGAAGAATTTTTGCGAAGTGATTGGGAACAAAGCGTTCATTGATAAGCTAAATGCTCCTGCGGAACAGCAACAACTTTTGAAAAAAGAGATTCAAGAAGTAATCGAGCAAAAAACGCTACAAGAATGGTTAATTCGTTTTGATGGGGTGGAAGCATGTGTGTCGCCCGTATTGACACCACAAGAAATGACTGATCATCACCATATAAAAGATCGATCACTTATCACAGAAGTAGAGCACCCAAATGCTGAACGTATAAAGCAAATCAATAACCCTATAAAGTTAGCAGGGAAAAACATAAACATACGCAAACATGCACCTGGTCTAGGAGAACACAATGATGAGGTGTTTCAAGAACTTGGTTATTTGAAATCAAGTGAGTGA